Proteins encoded together in one Planctomyces sp. SH-PL14 window:
- a CDS encoding vWA domain-containing protein encodes MFLHPWAISIGAAALAAPFLIHWLTRPRPTRIPLSTVRFVLEIVQQRRSRSRLRDWIVLLCRAAAVILLALCLARPLTGQRAAAAKAAQENASTVRVVLLDVSQSMGATAGGIQAIERARPIAARSLTFEANTHANLILAAAAAQPVLDRPSTNFSALTDEIARARPLPQRIQVQEALNAAAEMLTRAGSELSRRELVVISDFQRNNWATADFSVLPLKTEIRLESVAPEKSEPNLGLVGVRPQGRVERGRPFRLEVEIENSGTAARPVSVDARIGEKTVRLQGSAAANGRSILVAETDLPTDGWALGEAKLVGIEDALAEDNSRPFVVHVHAPPGMLLLTRQPAGSKSLSSYFVERAILSKSGSGERDSAYEAVVRMDPARVDRETLQAADLILLDHPGKLPEPTVDLIAALLHRGRGLLYVSAEPADAVNLKRLEAAAGSGLQMPVEFSPPPAGAQRRNLFLSDIRRRQPPFTIFGDEATALFSSLRFDGGLATRPVAGALAEDVPARFNDQSAGLVVTACGAGALAILNAELKNSTLPASPAFVPLMGELVTHLLGRDRAEESVQSGEPLAAALPPSASPLAGLRIEPVRVDPARVGGAAPGADLEVGSLGELREDVAGILWQSPAAGVPGVYAVKRADATVFALASALPAEESDLETLASDVLTTRLAGGRDVTFHSGLPDDEPRDRIWSWLAVACVGFLLAEMGSLIVFRS; translated from the coding sequence ATGTTCCTTCACCCGTGGGCCATTTCGATCGGCGCGGCGGCCCTGGCGGCCCCGTTCCTGATTCATTGGCTGACCAGGCCCCGGCCGACCCGCATCCCGCTCTCGACCGTGCGGTTCGTGCTGGAGATCGTCCAGCAGCGGCGGTCGCGGAGCCGGCTGCGGGACTGGATTGTGCTTCTCTGCCGCGCGGCCGCCGTGATCCTGCTGGCCCTGTGCCTCGCCCGTCCCCTGACCGGCCAGCGGGCCGCGGCGGCGAAGGCGGCCCAGGAGAATGCCTCGACGGTCCGGGTCGTGCTCCTCGACGTCAGCCAGAGCATGGGGGCGACGGCGGGTGGGATCCAGGCGATCGAGCGGGCCCGGCCGATCGCCGCCCGCAGCCTGACGTTTGAAGCGAACACCCACGCGAACCTGATCCTCGCCGCCGCCGCGGCCCAGCCGGTCCTCGACCGCCCCTCGACGAATTTTTCCGCGCTGACCGACGAGATCGCCCGCGCCCGGCCGCTGCCGCAGCGGATCCAGGTCCAGGAGGCGCTGAACGCCGCGGCCGAGATGCTGACCCGGGCGGGGTCGGAGCTGTCGCGGCGGGAACTCGTGGTCATCAGCGACTTCCAGCGGAACAACTGGGCCACCGCCGACTTCTCCGTGCTGCCGCTGAAGACCGAGATCCGCCTGGAGTCGGTCGCGCCCGAGAAGTCCGAGCCGAACCTGGGGCTCGTCGGCGTCCGGCCGCAGGGAAGGGTCGAGCGGGGCCGCCCCTTCCGGCTGGAGGTCGAGATCGAGAACAGCGGCACCGCGGCCCGGCCGGTCAGCGTCGATGCCCGGATCGGCGAGAAGACGGTCCGCCTCCAGGGCTCGGCCGCCGCGAACGGTCGTTCGATCCTCGTGGCCGAGACCGACCTTCCGACCGACGGCTGGGCGCTCGGCGAAGCGAAGCTCGTCGGCATCGAGGACGCCCTCGCCGAGGACAACAGCCGCCCGTTCGTCGTCCACGTCCACGCCCCGCCGGGGATGCTGCTCCTGACGCGGCAGCCCGCCGGATCGAAGTCGCTGTCGAGCTACTTCGTCGAGCGGGCGATCCTTTCGAAGTCCGGCTCCGGCGAGCGGGACTCGGCCTATGAGGCGGTCGTCCGGATGGACCCCGCCCGCGTCGACCGCGAGACGCTCCAGGCGGCCGACCTGATTCTCCTCGATCATCCGGGGAAGCTGCCGGAGCCGACGGTCGACCTGATTGCCGCGCTCCTCCATCGCGGCCGCGGCCTCCTCTACGTCTCGGCCGAGCCGGCGGACGCGGTCAACCTCAAGCGGCTCGAAGCGGCCGCGGGCTCGGGGCTCCAGATGCCGGTCGAGTTCTCGCCGCCCCCCGCGGGCGCCCAGCGCCGCAACCTGTTCCTCAGCGACATCCGCCGCCGGCAGCCGCCGTTCACGATCTTTGGGGACGAGGCGACGGCGCTCTTCTCCTCGCTCCGGTTCGATGGCGGACTCGCCACCCGGCCGGTCGCCGGAGCGCTCGCCGAGGACGTGCCGGCCAGGTTCAACGACCAGTCGGCGGGCCTCGTCGTCACCGCCTGCGGCGCGGGGGCCCTCGCGATCCTGAACGCCGAGCTGAAGAACTCGACCCTCCCGGCCTCCCCCGCCTTCGTCCCGCTCATGGGAGAACTCGTGACCCATCTCCTCGGTCGGGACCGGGCCGAGGAGTCGGTCCAGAGCGGCGAACCGCTCGCCGCCGCCTTGCCGCCATCGGCCAGTCCCCTCGCCGGGCTGCGGATCGAGCCGGTACGGGTCGATCCAGCGCGGGTCGGGGGAGCCGCCCCGGGAGCGGACCTCGAAGTCGGATCGCTCGGCGAACTGCGGGAAGATGTCGCCGGGATCCTCTGGCAGTCCCCCGCTGCGGGGGTCCCCGGGGTCTACGCCGTGAAGCGGGCCGACGCGACGGTCTTCGCCCTCGCCAGCGCCCTCCCGGCCGAAGAGTCCGACCTCGAGACCCTCGCCTCCGATGTCCTGACAACCCGCCTCGCCGGCGGCCGCGACGTGACGTTCCACTCCGGCCTCCCCGACGACGAACCCCGCGACCGGATCTGGTCCTGGCTCGCCGTCGCCTGCGTCGGCTTCCTCCTGGCGGAGATGGGGAGTTTGATTGTGTTTCGGAGTTAG
- a CDS encoding DUF4159 domain-containing protein codes for MKPKTSLMLVALASAGMLLPLAYAETKGLLAKATQTAPMSMVPEPAQSGGETESIVQVANLVYAHTKSSKCFSDHFLSKAESDSAISTSRRFHAVKLASDELYSFPLVIMTGEGAFELPTQERENLRRFVERGGMVLASAGCSSADWDRSFRKEMAVIFPDAKLAALGMDHAVFHTAYDIAQLQAKHGEPKPLEGVSLNGRLGVIYSQDGLNDTQHSQGCCCCGGNEITNCIDVNVNILAYALTY; via the coding sequence ATGAAACCGAAAACGAGCCTGATGCTGGTTGCCCTCGCGTCGGCGGGGATGCTGCTTCCCCTGGCTTATGCCGAGACGAAGGGACTGCTCGCCAAGGCGACCCAGACGGCGCCGATGTCAATGGTGCCGGAGCCCGCGCAGTCCGGCGGAGAGACGGAGAGCATCGTGCAGGTGGCGAACCTCGTGTACGCCCACACGAAGAGCAGCAAGTGCTTTTCGGACCACTTCCTCTCGAAGGCCGAGAGCGATTCGGCGATCTCGACGAGCCGGCGGTTTCATGCGGTGAAGCTGGCGTCGGATGAGCTGTATTCGTTTCCGCTCGTGATCATGACGGGCGAAGGGGCGTTCGAGCTGCCGACGCAGGAGCGGGAGAACCTGCGGCGGTTTGTGGAGCGGGGCGGGATGGTGCTGGCTTCGGCGGGGTGTTCTTCGGCGGACTGGGACCGGTCTTTCAGGAAGGAGATGGCGGTCATCTTTCCCGATGCGAAGCTGGCGGCGCTGGGGATGGATCATGCGGTGTTTCATACCGCGTATGACATCGCGCAGCTGCAGGCGAAGCATGGGGAGCCCAAGCCCCTGGAGGGGGTGTCGCTCAACGGGCGGCTGGGGGTGATTTATTCGCAGGACGGGCTCAATGACACGCAGCACAGCCAGGGGTGTTGCTGTTGCGGGGGGAATGAGATTACGAACTGCATTGATGTGAACGTGAATATTCTGGCGTACGCGCTGACTTATTAG
- a CDS encoding DUF4175 family protein, with product MTSTRFQETFRTLKARILSVTGLAGLGWGAVVGICVLLVAVWLDLVWELTSASRILFIALAVVAGAALVGAFVARAFRAMRDALLVRRLDRAGETGGEILSGYELQAGDSGGPTDLTRGLAELASQRAEQIAGQVPTETVVPWRPVGRAIGAAAGLAAAVVLGVIVVPRLAATEWLRFADPYGDHPPYSRTAFLVEPGNTSVRYGDGLDVVVKTEGPPVEDLQLVWRRAAPETGGAPEEEILPMFAEAEGQWRASLASVTVPGDYFVRAAHSRSYRYRLDLITVPEITQVRFRITPPAYTRDPVYEGELPRNGIVALPGTVVEVTATSNRPLGSGTATVPGKEGPATVALAPVTGGDPAEAQATEVRGTWTIDAAGSFTVDVTDRAGQSSRQPFGGTITLLKDLSPLVRVASPPSQSLATPSAMLPVTVAGEDDYGITKLQLYRSLNDTRATPVSFATGDPAVRRQEDPAELPLADYGVQPGDVIKLFARAEDNDPAGAKGTESPVAVIQIVSQEELDRLMQALEGADSLMSKYQSAQRRLESLQEQMETLQKKLEQQAAKNPASELSKEDEEQLETLRKQVEEAAKEVRKSAEEALPYDLDKALNGELETLAKELDEAARETEAMKSGKEGAKPNVAETLQKLRKTRERLKKQQEQYEEGVTDPLEQFSQIYPLFEDQARFEELAERQRDLAERLASLKNEEKAEDAQVRARMRELEAEQRRVREDLDDLLRDIESHATQLPTDADPKIAELAESAREFVEKVRGAGANEAMTGAETELSEFSGSKGHAQAEAAAKILESFLSRCKSTGEKCEGACDNLKFRPGAGAAGNSLQQLLEAAGFRRGNTPGMGTGRGGGFSARRDSLSNMGLFGMKQTKGNPQQSRSGQGKQSASAGGSYRTDDARTAASRIDPHGTLKSSGASEAAIPLRYRKQVERYFQQIAEEAGSSPAKRP from the coding sequence ATGACGTCGACCCGCTTTCAAGAGACGTTCCGGACGCTCAAGGCGCGGATCCTGTCGGTCACCGGACTGGCAGGACTGGGCTGGGGGGCGGTCGTGGGCATTTGCGTCCTGCTCGTCGCCGTGTGGCTCGACCTCGTGTGGGAACTCACTTCTGCGTCGCGGATCCTGTTCATCGCGCTGGCGGTCGTGGCCGGTGCGGCGCTCGTCGGAGCCTTTGTCGCGCGGGCGTTCCGGGCGATGCGCGACGCGCTTCTCGTCCGCCGGCTCGACCGCGCCGGCGAGACCGGCGGCGAGATCCTCAGCGGCTACGAGCTCCAGGCGGGCGACAGCGGCGGACCGACGGACCTGACGCGAGGGCTCGCGGAGCTCGCGTCGCAGCGGGCGGAGCAGATCGCCGGACAGGTCCCGACCGAGACCGTCGTCCCCTGGCGTCCGGTCGGCCGGGCCATCGGGGCGGCGGCGGGGCTCGCCGCGGCGGTCGTGCTGGGAGTGATCGTCGTGCCGCGGCTCGCGGCGACGGAGTGGCTGCGGTTCGCCGATCCCTATGGCGATCATCCGCCGTACTCGCGGACCGCCTTCCTAGTCGAGCCGGGGAACACGAGCGTCCGCTACGGCGACGGACTCGATGTCGTCGTGAAGACCGAAGGCCCGCCGGTCGAAGACCTCCAGCTCGTGTGGCGCCGCGCCGCTCCGGAGACCGGCGGGGCCCCCGAGGAAGAGATCCTCCCGATGTTCGCCGAGGCCGAAGGGCAGTGGCGGGCGTCGCTGGCGTCCGTGACGGTCCCGGGGGACTACTTCGTCCGCGCGGCGCACAGCCGCAGCTATCGCTATCGGCTCGACCTCATCACGGTGCCGGAGATCACGCAGGTTCGGTTCCGGATCACGCCCCCGGCCTACACCCGCGACCCGGTCTACGAAGGGGAGCTGCCGCGAAACGGCATCGTCGCCCTCCCGGGGACCGTCGTCGAAGTCACCGCGACCAGCAACCGCCCCCTCGGTTCGGGGACTGCAACCGTTCCCGGCAAGGAGGGCCCGGCGACGGTCGCGCTCGCTCCCGTGACCGGCGGCGATCCCGCGGAGGCCCAGGCCACGGAAGTCCGCGGGACGTGGACGATCGACGCCGCGGGTTCATTCACGGTCGACGTCACCGACCGGGCGGGACAGTCGTCGCGGCAGCCGTTCGGCGGGACGATCACGCTTCTCAAGGACCTCAGCCCGCTCGTCCGCGTCGCGAGTCCGCCCTCGCAGTCGCTCGCGACCCCCTCGGCCATGCTGCCGGTGACGGTCGCCGGCGAGGACGACTACGGGATCACGAAGCTCCAGCTCTACCGCAGCCTCAACGACACGCGGGCCACGCCGGTCTCGTTCGCCACCGGCGATCCCGCGGTCCGGCGGCAGGAGGATCCGGCGGAACTGCCGCTGGCGGACTACGGGGTCCAGCCGGGGGACGTCATCAAGCTCTTCGCCCGGGCGGAGGACAACGACCCCGCCGGAGCCAAGGGGACCGAGAGCCCCGTCGCCGTGATCCAGATCGTTTCGCAGGAGGAGCTCGACCGCCTCATGCAGGCCCTCGAAGGGGCGGACTCCCTGATGTCGAAGTATCAGTCCGCCCAGCGGCGGCTGGAGTCGCTCCAGGAACAGATGGAGACGCTGCAGAAGAAGCTCGAGCAGCAGGCGGCGAAGAACCCGGCGTCCGAGCTGTCGAAGGAAGACGAGGAGCAGCTCGAGACGCTCCGGAAGCAGGTCGAAGAGGCGGCCAAGGAAGTCCGGAAGTCGGCCGAGGAGGCGCTCCCCTACGACCTCGACAAGGCATTGAACGGCGAGCTGGAGACGCTCGCCAAGGAGCTCGACGAAGCGGCCCGCGAAACCGAGGCGATGAAGTCCGGCAAGGAGGGAGCGAAGCCGAACGTTGCCGAGACGCTCCAGAAGCTCAGGAAGACCCGCGAGCGGCTCAAGAAGCAGCAGGAGCAGTACGAGGAGGGGGTGACCGATCCGCTCGAGCAGTTCTCGCAGATCTACCCGCTGTTCGAGGACCAGGCCCGTTTTGAGGAGCTGGCGGAGCGGCAGCGGGATCTCGCGGAGCGGCTGGCGTCGCTCAAGAACGAGGAGAAGGCCGAGGACGCGCAGGTTCGGGCCCGGATGCGGGAGCTGGAGGCCGAGCAGCGGCGGGTGCGGGAGGATCTCGACGATCTCCTCCGGGACATCGAGTCCCACGCCACGCAGCTGCCGACCGACGCCGACCCCAAGATCGCCGAGCTGGCGGAGTCGGCCCGGGAGTTCGTCGAGAAGGTCCGCGGGGCCGGCGCGAACGAGGCGATGACGGGGGCCGAGACGGAACTGTCCGAGTTCTCGGGGAGCAAAGGTCACGCCCAGGCCGAGGCGGCGGCGAAGATCCTGGAATCGTTCCTCTCCAGGTGCAAATCGACTGGCGAGAAGTGCGAGGGGGCGTGCGACAACCTCAAGTTCCGGCCGGGTGCCGGGGCGGCGGGGAACTCGCTGCAGCAGCTGCTGGAGGCGGCGGGGTTCCGGAGGGGAAACACTCCCGGGATGGGGACGGGCCGCGGCGGGGGCTTCAGCGCCCGGCGGGACTCGCTCTCCAACATGGGGCTCTTCGGGATGAAGCAGACGAAGGGGAACCCGCAGCAGTCCCGCAGCGGCCAGGGGAAGCAGTCGGCCTCGGCGGGCGGGAGTTACCGCACGGACGACGCCCGGACCGCCGCCAGCCGGATCGATCCGCACGGGACGCTCAAGTCCTCCGGAGCGAGCGAGGCCGCGATCCCGCTCCGCTACCGCAAGCAGGTCGAACGGTATTTCCAGCAGATCGCCGAAGAGGCGGGCAGCAGCCCGGCCAAACGTCCATGA
- a CDS encoding multiheme c-type cytochrome — protein MTILVSCDTAGWIVPCGCSTKQAGGLLRRASYAEGLRTDREVVLLDAGGAPGGKSPYDRTKFEAVLRGEVLMGVAAHNIGAAEAELGWDALQKLAAGTRAPFVASNVAGPAPGRGKGAEIPRTRVVALGGLRLGVLGVLSPSLAPSDWTLTEPREAILQQLPALKAEKVDQIVVLAYLPEEELAALAGQVPEVDLVIGGPTQQSIAPKKTGPTVWGSTTNKGKFLVRLDRETAAAGWEGRIVELDESIPDEKQQTANLQTFRDELLRVDFTADQTSFVPPLGGNLPKDFRVVGTEQCRACHEADCRVWEESGHARGWETLVGKGAQMDPYCQQCHTTGYGLPGGFASLKSPAALTNIGCESCHGPGQAHASRPATRTLYRAQDRCTACHDHDNSPEFQFEAYWARIEHGRSAATGEGK, from the coding sequence ATGACCATTCTGGTGAGCTGCGACACGGCGGGGTGGATTGTGCCGTGCGGGTGTTCGACGAAGCAGGCGGGGGGACTGCTCAGGCGGGCGAGTTATGCCGAGGGGCTACGGACCGATCGGGAAGTGGTGCTGCTCGATGCGGGCGGGGCGCCGGGGGGGAAGTCGCCTTATGACCGGACGAAGTTCGAGGCGGTGCTGCGGGGGGAAGTGCTGATGGGGGTGGCGGCGCACAACATCGGCGCGGCGGAGGCGGAGCTGGGGTGGGATGCGCTCCAGAAGCTTGCGGCGGGGACGCGGGCACCGTTTGTCGCCAGCAATGTCGCGGGCCCGGCGCCGGGGCGGGGGAAGGGGGCGGAGATTCCGCGGACGCGGGTCGTCGCCCTGGGAGGACTGCGGCTGGGAGTGCTGGGGGTTCTCTCGCCGTCGCTCGCGCCGTCCGACTGGACGCTCACCGAGCCGCGGGAGGCGATCCTGCAGCAGCTTCCGGCGCTCAAGGCGGAGAAGGTCGATCAGATCGTGGTCCTCGCGTATCTGCCGGAGGAGGAGCTGGCGGCGCTTGCGGGGCAGGTGCCCGAGGTCGATCTCGTGATCGGCGGGCCGACGCAGCAGAGCATCGCGCCGAAAAAAACGGGGCCGACCGTCTGGGGCTCGACGACGAACAAGGGAAAATTCCTCGTGCGGCTCGATCGCGAGACGGCGGCCGCGGGATGGGAGGGGCGGATCGTCGAGCTCGATGAGTCGATCCCCGATGAGAAGCAGCAGACCGCGAACCTGCAGACCTTCCGCGACGAGCTGCTGCGGGTCGACTTCACCGCCGACCAGACGAGCTTCGTCCCGCCGCTGGGGGGGAATCTGCCGAAAGACTTTCGCGTGGTCGGGACGGAGCAGTGCCGCGCGTGCCATGAGGCGGACTGCCGGGTGTGGGAGGAGTCGGGGCACGCCCGGGGGTGGGAGACGCTCGTCGGGAAGGGGGCCCAGATGGACCCGTACTGCCAGCAGTGCCACACGACGGGTTACGGGCTGCCGGGCGGGTTTGCTTCGCTCAAGTCGCCCGCGGCGCTGACGAACATTGGCTGCGAGAGCTGCCACGGTCCGGGACAGGCGCATGCCAGCCGGCCGGCGACGCGGACGCTGTACCGGGCTCAGGACCGGTGCACGGCGTGCCACGACCACGACAACAGTCCTGAGTTCCAGTTCGAAGCCTACTGGGCCCGGATCGAACATGGCCGGTCCGCCGCGACCGGCGAGGGGAAGTGA
- a CDS encoding vWA domain-containing protein has protein sequence MLLVFEPLISSALWLTLAVGVGALLAWYAWRRPWGVAPGRWAAIITLMAGSAALVLGILLNPTWQERIPPPAGKPRLTILIDDSASMAATDMPGGRTRFAAAAEITRETAARLADRFDVSAATFSNELRPVAITGLNELGGHAPAGMETDLAGALQSGVDVQRPAGQAVLLLSDGNHNAGGGAPRVLSALSVVRAADAPVFTKTFGTDAEIHDLSVRLYAPQQLSFIEQTVPVTALLRRRGRAPEAVSVSLLLDDKEIARQSAYIAGDAETEIRFDVTQKEKGLYRYEVRIDPFPGEATQVNNYGTFLLRVVDEPIRVLLVEGKPYWDSKFLARTLSSDPSVELVSVVRMSEGRYLERTLKRERPAKPGDAAPEPMTDATTTTEATTPNAANRPAGPGPVTESWRVLTGTEDILLGALASGSYQVVVLGRESEPFLSEAAVESLREWVSTESGALVCFRGQPTAQVGERLERLMPVQWNAFGESRFRMTLTDRGRDMRWFGAIGGGGGTGGGDILPHLPTLATSTRSDGTKPLATVLASAVDAAGNEKPVVTFQPYGGGRVVVVEGAGMWRWAFLPPAYAEHDSTYGTLWQSLLRWLVSGAALLPNQEMALRTDQVTFGTSETASATLVMRKTASQSQVPGIELTGEAIEGTRSLTPTPAGEGLGTFRVLFGELPEGRYRARIAGRKPGESGSETVFDVRSLMEEQLDLRARPDLMARIAASTGGIELTADSPAEITRTFTAHLDKGKVDRIRKTPAWDRWWVLVGAFGLWVTTWGVRRNSGLV, from the coding sequence ATGCTCCTCGTCTTCGAACCGCTGATCTCCTCCGCCCTCTGGCTGACGCTGGCGGTCGGGGTCGGTGCGCTTCTGGCGTGGTACGCGTGGCGGCGGCCGTGGGGCGTGGCGCCGGGGCGGTGGGCCGCGATCATCACGCTCATGGCGGGGAGCGCGGCGCTGGTGCTGGGGATCCTCCTCAACCCGACGTGGCAGGAGCGGATTCCGCCGCCGGCCGGCAAACCGCGGCTCACGATCCTGATCGACGACTCCGCCAGCATGGCGGCCACCGACATGCCCGGCGGCCGGACCCGCTTCGCCGCCGCCGCCGAGATCACCCGCGAGACCGCGGCCCGGCTGGCCGACCGGTTCGATGTCTCGGCCGCGACCTTCTCGAACGAACTCCGTCCGGTCGCTATCACGGGCCTGAATGAACTGGGCGGCCACGCTCCGGCCGGAATGGAAACGGATCTCGCCGGCGCCCTCCAGAGCGGCGTCGACGTCCAGCGGCCCGCGGGACAGGCGGTCCTGCTCCTGAGCGACGGCAACCACAACGCGGGGGGCGGAGCGCCGCGGGTCCTCTCGGCCCTCAGCGTCGTCCGGGCGGCGGACGCGCCGGTCTTCACGAAGACCTTCGGAACCGATGCCGAGATCCACGACCTCTCGGTCCGGCTCTACGCCCCGCAGCAACTGTCGTTCATCGAACAGACTGTGCCGGTGACCGCTCTCCTGCGCCGCCGGGGTCGGGCTCCGGAGGCGGTCTCCGTCTCGCTGCTGCTCGACGACAAGGAGATTGCCCGCCAGTCGGCCTACATCGCCGGCGACGCCGAGACGGAGATCCGCTTCGACGTCACGCAGAAGGAGAAGGGGCTCTACCGCTACGAAGTCCGGATCGATCCGTTCCCCGGCGAGGCGACGCAGGTCAACAACTACGGCACGTTCCTGCTCCGTGTCGTCGACGAGCCGATCCGCGTGCTCTTGGTCGAGGGCAAACCGTACTGGGACTCGAAGTTCCTGGCCCGGACGCTGTCGTCCGATCCGTCGGTCGAACTCGTGAGCGTCGTCCGGATGTCGGAGGGGCGGTACCTCGAACGGACGCTGAAGCGTGAGCGGCCCGCCAAGCCCGGCGACGCGGCACCGGAGCCGATGACGGATGCCACGACGACCACGGAAGCAACGACCCCGAATGCCGCGAACCGCCCCGCCGGACCCGGACCCGTAACGGAGTCGTGGCGGGTCCTGACCGGCACCGAGGACATCCTGTTGGGGGCCCTGGCGAGCGGCTCGTATCAGGTCGTGGTCCTCGGGCGGGAGTCGGAGCCGTTCCTCTCCGAAGCGGCCGTCGAGTCGCTGCGGGAATGGGTCAGCACGGAGAGCGGGGCGCTCGTCTGCTTCCGCGGCCAGCCGACCGCCCAGGTCGGCGAGCGGCTGGAACGCCTGATGCCCGTCCAGTGGAATGCCTTCGGCGAGTCCCGCTTCCGGATGACCCTCACCGACCGCGGCCGCGACATGCGGTGGTTCGGCGCGATCGGGGGCGGTGGCGGGACCGGCGGCGGCGACATCCTGCCGCACCTTCCGACCCTCGCGACCTCGACCCGCTCGGATGGCACGAAGCCTCTCGCCACGGTCCTGGCGAGCGCCGTCGACGCCGCGGGAAATGAAAAGCCGGTCGTCACGTTCCAGCCCTACGGCGGCGGGCGGGTGGTGGTCGTCGAAGGGGCGGGGATGTGGCGGTGGGCCTTCCTCCCTCCCGCCTACGCCGAACACGATTCGACCTACGGGACTCTCTGGCAGAGCCTCCTGCGGTGGCTCGTCTCGGGGGCCGCGCTCCTGCCGAACCAGGAGATGGCCCTCCGGACCGATCAGGTGACGTTCGGCACGAGCGAGACCGCCTCGGCGACGCTCGTGATGCGGAAGACCGCCAGCCAGTCGCAGGTCCCGGGCATCGAGCTGACCGGCGAGGCGATCGAAGGGACCCGGTCGCTCACGCCGACTCCGGCGGGCGAAGGGCTCGGGACGTTCCGGGTTCTCTTCGGCGAACTCCCCGAAGGTCGCTACCGGGCCCGCATCGCCGGCCGCAAGCCGGGGGAGTCCGGGAGCGAGACGGTCTTCGACGTCCGGAGCCTGATGGAAGAACAGCTCGACCTGCGGGCCCGCCCGGACCTCATGGCCCGTATCGCCGCCAGCACGGGCGGGATCGAACTCACCGCCGACTCCCCCGCCGAGATCACCCGGACCTTCACGGCCCACCTCGACAAGGGGAAGGTGGACCGGATCCGCAAGACCCCCGCCTGGGACCGCTGGTGGGTCCTCGTCGGGGCCTTCGGGCTGTGGGTGACGACGTGGGGCGTCCGGAGGAACTCGGGGCTCGTGTGA
- a CDS encoding DUF58 domain-containing protein, which produces MRTRTPTRFLNLQALASLQHLRFTTRRRIDGSYSGRHRSRQLGGAGEFVDFREYAPGDDLRRLDWKVLARTGRMHLRLYQDETNLTCTMLLDASSSMRFSGATRGVDGVGSKLQYMQFFATALSQLIVGGQDQVGLAIAAERLRMWIPPGGHPEHLARVHEHIESLRTYPRTDLGHALRQVFERLSRRGVLLIVSDFLCDSLEDTFAAVRLFRSRYWEVVCLHLVHPQEESLPTGMACRFEGLENDGHIDCSPGEIARQYEEKFENHCRAVRAMALASGCDYRRVSTATPYLETLGGFLAERLG; this is translated from the coding sequence ATGCGGACCCGCACTCCCACCCGTTTCCTGAACCTCCAGGCACTGGCCTCGCTCCAGCACCTGCGGTTCACGACCCGGCGACGGATCGACGGCTCCTACAGCGGACGGCATCGCTCCCGGCAACTCGGCGGAGCAGGGGAGTTCGTCGACTTCCGCGAATACGCCCCCGGCGACGACCTGCGGCGGCTCGACTGGAAAGTCCTCGCCCGCACCGGCCGGATGCACCTGCGGCTCTACCAGGACGAGACGAACCTCACCTGCACCATGCTCCTCGACGCCAGCAGCTCCATGCGGTTCAGCGGCGCGACGCGTGGCGTGGACGGCGTCGGGTCGAAGCTCCAGTACATGCAGTTCTTCGCCACCGCGCTGAGCCAGCTCATCGTCGGCGGACAAGACCAGGTCGGCCTGGCGATCGCGGCCGAGCGGCTGCGGATGTGGATCCCACCCGGAGGACATCCCGAGCACCTCGCCCGCGTGCATGAGCACATCGAGTCCCTCCGGACCTATCCGCGGACGGACCTCGGGCACGCGCTGCGGCAGGTGTTCGAGCGACTGTCGCGGCGGGGCGTGCTGCTGATCGTCAGCGACTTCCTGTGCGACTCGCTGGAAGACACCTTCGCGGCGGTGCGGCTGTTCCGGAGCCGGTACTGGGAAGTGGTCTGCCTGCATCTTGTCCATCCGCAGGAGGAGTCGCTGCCGACCGGGATGGCGTGCCGGTTCGAGGGGCTGGAGAACGACGGCCACATCGACTGCTCTCCCGGCGAGATCGCGCGGCAGTATGAGGAGAAGTTTGAAAACCACTGCCGCGCCGTCCGGGCGATGGCTCTGGCGAGCGGATGCGACTACCGGCGGGTCTCGACGGCCACGCCGTACCTGGAAACCCTGGGCGGATTTCTCGCGGAGCGGCTGGGCTGA